From a single Cyprinus carpio isolate SPL01 chromosome A3, ASM1834038v1, whole genome shotgun sequence genomic region:
- the LOC122137493 gene encoding putative nuclease HARBI1 isoform X3, whose protein sequence is MRSRYICLTTEANGKRGSSVLKGHKWESLSHWELDQRLDRAVEEMIEADLVAQVQEQMTSVLMQASQQEDSEPPDEAEKATPQQSESRTAVQESASQRSHDTEAMEANPTVQYVTNFLQSSSASKNRLSGRARRSLSHTVLLSLTLLSKCITYRSVCSRFHLEKGNLYRIFSTFCDQVIAQKDRLIQWPTGQEALQHLLPFSCWLSRNEALEESGLPRVLGVLGDTRIPIRLPTGKPDRESDTPVAKRPKNQPHPDSWLNLELVCNDEGRFIYCHISKGSQKDRGRALAERIRQNPEMVPPGTCLIAGVGYPLTEQILTPFPPGQNPQENLYNRSVGNHLDRIHQAVADLKERFQKLRYLDMGNYDKAKAVVLAACVLHNVYLDMGDVTKGLVERSTPEDMEEVNKDAAGVKMRETVVNLLYSTLEAAPQ, encoded by the exons atgcgcagtaggTACATCTGTCTAACAACAGAAGCTAATGGAAAGAGAGGATCGTCTGTTTTAAAG ggtcacaaatgggaGTCGCTGTCTCACTGGGAGCTGGACCAGCGACTGGACCGCGCAGTGGAAGAGATGATAGAGGCTGACCTGGTGGCCCAGGTCCAGGAGCAGATGACCTCTGTGTTAATGCAGGCCTCTCAACAGGAGGATTCAGAGCCACCAGATGAGGCAGAAAAAGCCACTCCTCAGCAGTCAGAGTCTAGGACAGCTGTTCAGGAGTCTGCCTCGCAGCGTTCACATGATACTGAAGCCATGGAGGCAAATCCTACAGTACAG TATGTGACAAATTTTTTGCAAAGCTCCAGCGCAAGCAAGAACCGATTGTCTGGTAGAGCTAGACGCTCCTTGTCTCACACTGTCCTCCTGTCCCTCACTCTCCTGTCCAAATGCATCACCTATCGCAGCGTATGCTCTAGGTTCCATCTGGAGAAGGGAAATCTTTACAGGATCTTCTCCACTTTCTGTGATCAAGTGATCGCACAAAAGGATCGGCTCATTCAGTGGCCTACAg GACAGGAGGCCCTACAACATCTGCTTCCTTTCTCCTGCTGGCTGAGTCGTAATGAAGCTCTGGAAGAGAGCGGTCTTCCTCGAGTGCTCGGTGTGCTGGGTGACACACGCATCCCCATCCGCCTGCCCACAGGCAAACCGGACCGCGAGAGTGACACTCCAGTAGCCAAGAGACCAAAGAACCAACCACATCCAGATTCATGGCTGAACTTGGAGCTGGTCTGCAATGACGAAGGCCGCTTCATTTACTGCCACATCAGTAAAGGATCACAAAAAGACAGAGGAAGAGCGTTAGCTGAAAGGATTCGGCAAAACCCTGAGATGGTGCCTCCAGGAACCTGCCTGATAGCCGGAGTCGGATACCCGCTCACAGAACAAATACTTACTCCATTTCCACCAGGTCAAAACCCGCAGGAAAACCTCTACAACAGATCGGTGGGGAACCATTTAGACCGAATCCACCAGGCTGTGGCGGACTTAAAAGAGCGATTCCAGAAATTGAGATATTTAGATATGGGAAACTACGACAAGGCGAAAGCAGTGGTTCTGGCTGCTTGTGTATTACACAATGTTTATCTGGACATGGGGGACGTGACAAAGGGACTTGTAGAGAGAAGCACACCAGAAGACATGGAGGAGGTAAACAAAGATGCTGCTGGGGTGAAAATGAGGGAGACTGTAGTGAATCTGCTTTACAGCACATTGGAAGCAGCACCACAATAA
- the LOC122137493 gene encoding putative nuclease HARBI1 isoform X2: MWIWQHLCSAPSYGSKHGGYKMEVREENTADAGQGHKWESLSHWELDQRLDRAVEEMIEADLVAQVQEQMTSVLMQASQQEDSEPPDEAEKATPQQSESRTAVQESASQRSHDTEAMEANPTVQYVTNFLQSSSASKNRLSGRARRSLSHTVLLSLTLLSKCITYRSVCSRFHLEKGNLYRIFSTFCDQVIAQKDRLIQWPTGQEALQHLLPFSCWLSRNEALEESGLPRVLGVLGDTRIPIRLPTGKPDRESDTPVAKRPKNQPHPDSWLNLELVCNDEGRFIYCHISKGSQKDRGRALAERIRQNPEMVPPGTCLIAGVGYPLTEQILTPFPPGQNPQENLYNRSVGNHLDRIHQAVADLKERFQKLRYLDMGNYDKAKAVVLAACVLHNVYLDMGDVTKGLVERSTPEDMEEVNKDAAGVKMRETVVNLLYSTLEAAPQ; this comes from the exons ATGTGGATTTGGCAACACTTGTGCAGCGCTCCGTCATACGGAAGTAAACACGGAGGATATAAA ATGGAGGTTCGTGAAGAGAACACGGCGGACGCAGGACAG ggtcacaaatgggaGTCGCTGTCTCACTGGGAGCTGGACCAGCGACTGGACCGCGCAGTGGAAGAGATGATAGAGGCTGACCTGGTGGCCCAGGTCCAGGAGCAGATGACCTCTGTGTTAATGCAGGCCTCTCAACAGGAGGATTCAGAGCCACCAGATGAGGCAGAAAAAGCCACTCCTCAGCAGTCAGAGTCTAGGACAGCTGTTCAGGAGTCTGCCTCGCAGCGTTCACATGATACTGAAGCCATGGAGGCAAATCCTACAGTACAG TATGTGACAAATTTTTTGCAAAGCTCCAGCGCAAGCAAGAACCGATTGTCTGGTAGAGCTAGACGCTCCTTGTCTCACACTGTCCTCCTGTCCCTCACTCTCCTGTCCAAATGCATCACCTATCGCAGCGTATGCTCTAGGTTCCATCTGGAGAAGGGAAATCTTTACAGGATCTTCTCCACTTTCTGTGATCAAGTGATCGCACAAAAGGATCGGCTCATTCAGTGGCCTACAg GACAGGAGGCCCTACAACATCTGCTTCCTTTCTCCTGCTGGCTGAGTCGTAATGAAGCTCTGGAAGAGAGCGGTCTTCCTCGAGTGCTCGGTGTGCTGGGTGACACACGCATCCCCATCCGCCTGCCCACAGGCAAACCGGACCGCGAGAGTGACACTCCAGTAGCCAAGAGACCAAAGAACCAACCACATCCAGATTCATGGCTGAACTTGGAGCTGGTCTGCAATGACGAAGGCCGCTTCATTTACTGCCACATCAGTAAAGGATCACAAAAAGACAGAGGAAGAGCGTTAGCTGAAAGGATTCGGCAAAACCCTGAGATGGTGCCTCCAGGAACCTGCCTGATAGCCGGAGTCGGATACCCGCTCACAGAACAAATACTTACTCCATTTCCACCAGGTCAAAACCCGCAGGAAAACCTCTACAACAGATCGGTGGGGAACCATTTAGACCGAATCCACCAGGCTGTGGCGGACTTAAAAGAGCGATTCCAGAAATTGAGATATTTAGATATGGGAAACTACGACAAGGCGAAAGCAGTGGTTCTGGCTGCTTGTGTATTACACAATGTTTATCTGGACATGGGGGACGTGACAAAGGGACTTGTAGAGAGAAGCACACCAGAAGACATGGAGGAGGTAAACAAAGATGCTGCTGGGGTGAAAATGAGGGAGACTGTAGTGAATCTGCTTTACAGCACATTGGAAGCAGCACCACAATAA
- the LOC122137493 gene encoding putative nuclease HARBI1 isoform X4 yields MEVREENTADAGQGHKWESLSHWELDQRLDRAVEEMIEADLVAQVQEQMTSVLMQASQQEDSEPPDEAEKATPQQSESRTAVQESASQRSHDTEAMEANPTVQYVTNFLQSSSASKNRLSGRARRSLSHTVLLSLTLLSKCITYRSVCSRFHLEKGNLYRIFSTFCDQVIAQKDRLIQWPTGQEALQHLLPFSCWLSRNEALEESGLPRVLGVLGDTRIPIRLPTGKPDRESDTPVAKRPKNQPHPDSWLNLELVCNDEGRFIYCHISKGSQKDRGRALAERIRQNPEMVPPGTCLIAGVGYPLTEQILTPFPPGQNPQENLYNRSVGNHLDRIHQAVADLKERFQKLRYLDMGNYDKAKAVVLAACVLHNVYLDMGDVTKGLVERSTPEDMEEVNKDAAGVKMRETVVNLLYSTLEAAPQ; encoded by the exons ATGGAGGTTCGTGAAGAGAACACGGCGGACGCAGGACAG ggtcacaaatgggaGTCGCTGTCTCACTGGGAGCTGGACCAGCGACTGGACCGCGCAGTGGAAGAGATGATAGAGGCTGACCTGGTGGCCCAGGTCCAGGAGCAGATGACCTCTGTGTTAATGCAGGCCTCTCAACAGGAGGATTCAGAGCCACCAGATGAGGCAGAAAAAGCCACTCCTCAGCAGTCAGAGTCTAGGACAGCTGTTCAGGAGTCTGCCTCGCAGCGTTCACATGATACTGAAGCCATGGAGGCAAATCCTACAGTACAG TATGTGACAAATTTTTTGCAAAGCTCCAGCGCAAGCAAGAACCGATTGTCTGGTAGAGCTAGACGCTCCTTGTCTCACACTGTCCTCCTGTCCCTCACTCTCCTGTCCAAATGCATCACCTATCGCAGCGTATGCTCTAGGTTCCATCTGGAGAAGGGAAATCTTTACAGGATCTTCTCCACTTTCTGTGATCAAGTGATCGCACAAAAGGATCGGCTCATTCAGTGGCCTACAg GACAGGAGGCCCTACAACATCTGCTTCCTTTCTCCTGCTGGCTGAGTCGTAATGAAGCTCTGGAAGAGAGCGGTCTTCCTCGAGTGCTCGGTGTGCTGGGTGACACACGCATCCCCATCCGCCTGCCCACAGGCAAACCGGACCGCGAGAGTGACACTCCAGTAGCCAAGAGACCAAAGAACCAACCACATCCAGATTCATGGCTGAACTTGGAGCTGGTCTGCAATGACGAAGGCCGCTTCATTTACTGCCACATCAGTAAAGGATCACAAAAAGACAGAGGAAGAGCGTTAGCTGAAAGGATTCGGCAAAACCCTGAGATGGTGCCTCCAGGAACCTGCCTGATAGCCGGAGTCGGATACCCGCTCACAGAACAAATACTTACTCCATTTCCACCAGGTCAAAACCCGCAGGAAAACCTCTACAACAGATCGGTGGGGAACCATTTAGACCGAATCCACCAGGCTGTGGCGGACTTAAAAGAGCGATTCCAGAAATTGAGATATTTAGATATGGGAAACTACGACAAGGCGAAAGCAGTGGTTCTGGCTGCTTGTGTATTACACAATGTTTATCTGGACATGGGGGACGTGACAAAGGGACTTGTAGAGAGAAGCACACCAGAAGACATGGAGGAGGTAAACAAAGATGCTGCTGGGGTGAAAATGAGGGAGACTGTAGTGAATCTGCTTTACAGCACATTGGAAGCAGCACCACAATAA
- the si:dkey-66i24.7 gene encoding uncharacterized protein si:dkey-66i24.7, producing MEVIESIVTDAIEVEDSTTTVTTLETEKSKAEFVWTLQATWHLVHVRLDMDPEFDQPVCKKKKLWETVAERVTAKLKAEEGTDVSVKAFECDLKWRNMLATYRKNAERAKRLGTNSVHWEFFKEMHEVLGRSYEEVEAQRKAKLNGTKLGKAIASKRFTPILPTPTAAAPQLPNARPPQDLLQLYLELQERKLNMWAQQKALEERKIEAINNLARAITCLSQDNTTQKPKECVSDTPVSQQ from the exons atggaGGTCATTGAGTCAATTGTCACAGACGCCATTGAGGTGGAAGACTCAACAACTACGGTTACGACTTTGGAGACCGAAAAGTCCAAAGCAG AGTTTGTGTGGACACTACAAGCTACATGGCATCTCGTCCACGTCCGTCTGGACATGGACCCAGAGTTTGACCAGCCCGTGTGCAAGAAGAAGAAGCTGTGGGAGACCGTGGCTGAGAGAGTGACTGCAAAGCTAAAAGCCGAGGAAGGCACAGATGTTTCAGTCAAAGCCTTCGAATGTGACCTGAAGTGGAGAAACATGTTAGCGACGTATCGCAAAAATGCTGAGCGAGCCAAGAGACTGGGAACCAATAGCGTTCACTGGGAGTTCTTCAAGGAGATGCATGAAGTGCTGGGAAGGAGCTACGAGGAGGTTGAGGCTCAGCGCAAGGCAAAGCTCAATGGCACCAAGCTGGGCAAGGCCATAGCCAGCAAACGATTTACCCCGATACTTCCCACACCCACCGCTGCGGCTCCACAGCTACCCAACGCCAGGCCTCCTCAGGATTTGCTGCAGCTGTACCTGGAGCTGCAGGAGAGGAAACTGAACATGTGGGCTCAGCAGAAAGCGCTGGAAGAGAGGAAGATCGAGGCCATCAATAATTTGGCACGTGCCATTACTTGCCTGTCCCAGGACAATACCACGCAAAAGCCCAAAGAGTGCGTGTCGGACACCCCTGTTTCCCAACAATAG
- the LOC122137493 gene encoding putative nuclease HARBI1 isoform X1: MRSRYICLTTEANGKRGSSVLKMEVREENTADAGQGHKWESLSHWELDQRLDRAVEEMIEADLVAQVQEQMTSVLMQASQQEDSEPPDEAEKATPQQSESRTAVQESASQRSHDTEAMEANPTVQYVTNFLQSSSASKNRLSGRARRSLSHTVLLSLTLLSKCITYRSVCSRFHLEKGNLYRIFSTFCDQVIAQKDRLIQWPTGQEALQHLLPFSCWLSRNEALEESGLPRVLGVLGDTRIPIRLPTGKPDRESDTPVAKRPKNQPHPDSWLNLELVCNDEGRFIYCHISKGSQKDRGRALAERIRQNPEMVPPGTCLIAGVGYPLTEQILTPFPPGQNPQENLYNRSVGNHLDRIHQAVADLKERFQKLRYLDMGNYDKAKAVVLAACVLHNVYLDMGDVTKGLVERSTPEDMEEVNKDAAGVKMRETVVNLLYSTLEAAPQ, encoded by the exons atgcgcagtaggTACATCTGTCTAACAACAGAAGCTAATGGAAAGAGAGGATCGTCTGTTTTAAAG ATGGAGGTTCGTGAAGAGAACACGGCGGACGCAGGACAG ggtcacaaatgggaGTCGCTGTCTCACTGGGAGCTGGACCAGCGACTGGACCGCGCAGTGGAAGAGATGATAGAGGCTGACCTGGTGGCCCAGGTCCAGGAGCAGATGACCTCTGTGTTAATGCAGGCCTCTCAACAGGAGGATTCAGAGCCACCAGATGAGGCAGAAAAAGCCACTCCTCAGCAGTCAGAGTCTAGGACAGCTGTTCAGGAGTCTGCCTCGCAGCGTTCACATGATACTGAAGCCATGGAGGCAAATCCTACAGTACAG TATGTGACAAATTTTTTGCAAAGCTCCAGCGCAAGCAAGAACCGATTGTCTGGTAGAGCTAGACGCTCCTTGTCTCACACTGTCCTCCTGTCCCTCACTCTCCTGTCCAAATGCATCACCTATCGCAGCGTATGCTCTAGGTTCCATCTGGAGAAGGGAAATCTTTACAGGATCTTCTCCACTTTCTGTGATCAAGTGATCGCACAAAAGGATCGGCTCATTCAGTGGCCTACAg GACAGGAGGCCCTACAACATCTGCTTCCTTTCTCCTGCTGGCTGAGTCGTAATGAAGCTCTGGAAGAGAGCGGTCTTCCTCGAGTGCTCGGTGTGCTGGGTGACACACGCATCCCCATCCGCCTGCCCACAGGCAAACCGGACCGCGAGAGTGACACTCCAGTAGCCAAGAGACCAAAGAACCAACCACATCCAGATTCATGGCTGAACTTGGAGCTGGTCTGCAATGACGAAGGCCGCTTCATTTACTGCCACATCAGTAAAGGATCACAAAAAGACAGAGGAAGAGCGTTAGCTGAAAGGATTCGGCAAAACCCTGAGATGGTGCCTCCAGGAACCTGCCTGATAGCCGGAGTCGGATACCCGCTCACAGAACAAATACTTACTCCATTTCCACCAGGTCAAAACCCGCAGGAAAACCTCTACAACAGATCGGTGGGGAACCATTTAGACCGAATCCACCAGGCTGTGGCGGACTTAAAAGAGCGATTCCAGAAATTGAGATATTTAGATATGGGAAACTACGACAAGGCGAAAGCAGTGGTTCTGGCTGCTTGTGTATTACACAATGTTTATCTGGACATGGGGGACGTGACAAAGGGACTTGTAGAGAGAAGCACACCAGAAGACATGGAGGAGGTAAACAAAGATGCTGCTGGGGTGAAAATGAGGGAGACTGTAGTGAATCTGCTTTACAGCACATTGGAAGCAGCACCACAATAA
- the LOC109113793 gene encoding elongin-B-like — MDVFLMIRRHKTTIFTDAKESTTVYELKRIVEGILKRAPEDQRLYKDDMLLEDSKTLGDSGFTNQTARPQAPATVGLAFRISDDAFESLRIEAFSSPPELPDVMKPQDSGSTANEQAVQ, encoded by the exons gatGTCTTTTTGATGATCAGACGTCACAAGACAACCATCTTCACAGATGCTAAGGAGTCTACCACAGTCTACGAGCTGAAGCGGATTGTGGAGGGCATCCTAAAGCGAGCGCCAGAGGATCAGAGACTTTATAAG GATGACATGCTGTTAGAAGATAGTAAGACTCTTGGAGACTCTGGGTTCACAAACCAGACAGCCAGGCCTCAGGCTCCGGCCACAGTAGGACTGGCTTTTCGCATCAGTG ATGATGCTTTTGAGTCTCTAAGAATAGAGGCCTTCTCCAGCCCTCCTGAGCTTCCTGATGTTATGAAGCCTCAAGACTCGGGCAGCACTGCCAACGAACAAGCCGTGCAGTGA